A genomic region of Drosophila kikkawai strain 14028-0561.14 chromosome X, DkikHiC1v2, whole genome shotgun sequence contains the following coding sequences:
- the Rala gene encoding ras-related protein Ral-a isoform X2 — MSKKPTAGPALHKVIMVGSGGVGKSALTLQFMYDEFVEDYEPTKADSYRKKVVLDGEEVQIDILDTAGQEDYAAIRDNYFRSGEGFLCVFSITDDESFQATQEFREQILRVKNDESIPFLLVGNKCDLNDKRKVPLSECQSRAQQWAVPYVETSAKTRENVDKVFYDLIRDISSRKKQRQTDVKQPPKPNSHCCQLL, encoded by the exons ATGAGCAAGAAGCCGACAGCCGGACCGGCGCTCCACAAGGTCATTATGgtgggcagcggcggcgtAGGAAAATCCGCCCTCACATTGCAGTTTATGTACGATGAGTTTGTCGAGGACTATGAGCCCACCAAGGCCGATAGCTATAGGAAAAAG gTTGTGCTAGATGGCGAGGAAGTACAAATAGATATATTGGATACGGCCGGCCAGGAGGATTATGCCGCCATCAGAGATAATTATTTTCGCAGCGGCGAGGGATTCCTTTGCGTCTTCTCCATCACAGACGATGAAAGCTTCCAGGCTACCCAGGAATTCAG AGAACAAATATTGCGGGTGAAGAATGATGAGAGCATACCGTTCCTGCTGGTGGGCAACAAATGCGATCTGAATGACAAGCGAAAGGTGCCGCTAAGCGAATGCCAATCGAGGGCACAGCAGTGGGCGGTGCCCTATGTGGAGACCTCGGCAAAAACGCGCGAAAATGTCGACAAG gTATTTTATGATCTAATCAGGGATATTTCATCGCGTAAAAAACAACGTCAGACGGACGTGAAACAGCCGCCGAAGCCCAATTCTCATTGCTGCCAACTGCTGTAG
- the Rala gene encoding ras-related protein Ral-a isoform X1 → MSKKPTAGPALHKVIMVGSGGVGKSALTLQFMYDEFVEDYEPTKADSYRKKVVLDGEEVQIDILDTAGQEDYAAIRDNYFRSGEGFLCVFSITDDESFQATQEFREQILRVKNDESIPFLLVGNKCDLNDKRKVPLSECQSRAQQWAVPYVETSAKTRENVDKVFFDLMREIRSRKTEDSKATSGRAKDRCKKRRLKCTLL, encoded by the exons ATGAGCAAGAAGCCGACAGCCGGACCGGCGCTCCACAAGGTCATTATGgtgggcagcggcggcgtAGGAAAATCCGCCCTCACATTGCAGTTTATGTACGATGAGTTTGTCGAGGACTATGAGCCCACCAAGGCCGATAGCTATAGGAAAAAG gTTGTGCTAGATGGCGAGGAAGTACAAATAGATATATTGGATACGGCCGGCCAGGAGGATTATGCCGCCATCAGAGATAATTATTTTCGCAGCGGCGAGGGATTCCTTTGCGTCTTCTCCATCACAGACGATGAAAGCTTCCAGGCTACCCAGGAATTCAG AGAACAAATATTGCGGGTGAAGAATGATGAGAGCATACCGTTCCTGCTGGTGGGCAACAAATGCGATCTGAATGACAAGCGAAAGGTGCCGCTAAGCGAATGCCAATCGAGGGCACAGCAGTGGGCGGTGCCCTATGTGGAGACCTCGGCAAAAACGCGCGAAAATGTCGACAAG gtattttttgatttgatgCGCGAAATAAGGTCACGAAAAACTGAAGATTCGAAAGCCACGAGCGGGCGTGCTAAAGATAGATGCAAGAAGCGGAGACTTAAGTGTACCCTACTTTAG